The following nucleotide sequence is from Pseudobutyrivibrio ruminis HUN009.
CTGATATGGTAAATCGCATGGCCATCCTTCTGCATTCATAAGCATCTGATGTAGTCTTGGAGAGTGATTTTCTCCTCCATCGTTGAAACGAGTATGGTAAACCAAATACTCCTTTCCGTCGCTATCAACAAAAGCAGAGTTGTGGCCTGTGGCCATGTATGCTCTGTCCAAGCTAGGCAGCTTATAGTTGCTAGAAAGCTTCAATCCATAGTTTTCATGCATAGCACTCTTTTCTGGATATTCGCCATTCATATCAACGTATTCGCCATCAACTGTCTCAGAACGGAACACACGAATCTGATATCCACCGTTGCTAGTCAAAGTACCATAAGATACAAACAGATAGTAATAATCTGTGTTAGCATCGTACATAATGTATGGTCCTTCAATGGAAATATGTCCTCCACCAAGAAGCTTCTTGCCATAGTATGGATCTACATTGTTTGCTTCATCAGCCTCTGGATGAATTACAAGACCAGTCTCTGGGTCAAGCTCAAGCAGGAATATACCACCAGACCATGAGCCATAAACCATCCACATTCTTCCATCAGCATCATAAAATACTGTAGGGTCAATTGCGTTTGGATAATCTTCGTAATTGTAGCCACCACTTTTAATGTAGTTTTTCTTTACATAGTCCTCATCAACATAGTCAAGTACATCTGTAGACTTCACATTGCTAAGGTTAAAGCCTGAATAAATCAGCGGTGCCTGCCATTCAAATGGTCCCTCTGGCGATTCGCTGGTACCAAAGCAAAGATTTGACGCATTAAATGTACTGGTTGTGCAGTAGTACATGTAGTAAAGACCCGTAGTCTCGTTGTAAATAACATCCGGTGCCCACACATGTGTGCCACCATCGTCTGTTTTGATAATACTATCCTTGGATCCTGAATAAGCAAAAGCTTCATCTTCCACATCATAAATCTGACCATAAACAGGATTAGATTTCATATAGCCATCGCCAATCATTTCCCAATTAAGTAAATCTGTACTTTTCGCTGCAGTCATATGACTACCATAAATATAATATGTTCCATCAACTTCTAATATGGATGGGTCGTGGACTGAGACGCCCGAAGAAGAAACGTCACCTGTGGCAATACCGTCATAGCTGACTGTGTAATTTTTCTCTTTAGATTCAGAGCTTGAGCAAGCCACCAGACCTCCAACCATAGAAACTGCTAGAACACATGAAATAAATTTTTTCATGCGTTATCCTCCATTAATTAGTCGAAAATCTTCAGACATCAAGCCCCTTATTAAAAATGTTTGAAGATAAAAATAACTGCCCAAAACTCCATTGCTTTGGACAGTTCTAATATATCAAATCTATTTTAAGAACACAATATTTATTTTAAATATTTCTAAAGTATTTTGATAACTTCTTTAACTATCAGTGAATCATTTACTGACTCAAATACTATATCGTACCCATGATAAGCTAATCTAAAATCACGATTTTTGCCTCTATCATAGCCTGCCCTTGGATCCTGACTAAGGACATCTATTGCAGACTGCCGCAAGTCTTGTGGTAATTTTGCCAGAAGCGCCTCTGGAAATTCCACCTTTACCTGAGCCCCCTTAGAAAGTGAATCGGTAAATCCTCCCCTTGCATCAGGATGAGCGTCTGCATAAGGGATATATGGCTTTATATCGTAAATAGGTGTGCCATCTAACATATCCACTCCGCTGACCACAAGCACTAGGCCATCTTTTTCAGTTTGCTTTACTTCTATCAGCTTTACAGATGAAAGGCCGATGTTGTTGGGACGGTATGGCGCACGGGTGGCAAACACTCCCATGTGCTTTTCCCCACCCAAACGTGGCGGACGAACTGTGCCACCTTCTAAAGGCTTGTTTTTTGAAAAGCCCCACAACAGCCACAGATAGTCATAGTCTGTGATGCCGTCGATAAAGGTAGGATTTCTAAACTCCTCCGTAAATACGATATAGCCTATCTCATCTGAAACCAGACCACTTTGCCTGGGTATCCCAAACTTTTGTGTAAAGCCTGTATGTATAAATGCTATTTCTTTTAATTCCATCAATACCTCTTAATAATAAAAGGCAGTACAAAATGTACTGCCCAATAATCTAATATTACTTTCCTTCGTATGTAACAACTGACTCTACGTCGTACTTTGCAAGCTTTTCACGTCCCTTAAGACCAGCGAGCTCCATAAGGAAGACGATTTTAACAACTTCGCCGCCAAGCTCCTCAACAAGCTGTGCTGCAGCTTCGATTGTACCACCTGTAGCGATAAGGTCATCTACGATAACAACCTTCTGACCTGGCTTAACTGCATCCTTATGCATCTCGATTGTGGCTGTGCCGTACTCAAGATCATATGTCTTTTCGATAGTTTCGCATGGAAGCTTACCCTTTTTACGAATAAGTACGAATGGCTTGCCAAGTGCGTATGCAAGTGGTGCACCAAAGATGAATCCACGGCTCTCTGCGCCTGCAATAACATCGAAATCAACATTCTCAATAAGCTTCTTCATTTCGTCTATAGCAAGTCGGAACCCTTCCGCATCCTGCAAGATGCTAGTAACATCTCTAAACATGATACCTGGCTCTGGGAAATCTGGAATAGTTCTGATGTAATCTTCTACTTTTTTCATATGACTCCTTCTATTAATGGCCGCATAATTTCCAATGGAGCGGCAAATTAAAGTCGGATAAGAAATTTATCCGAATAAATTATAAGTTTTTTAGGCAATTTTTTCAAGTACTTGGCTACAGACGTCTTTCAATTTCAGCCCTTAAAAACAGCTTTCCGTTATCCATTTCTTTTACTGGATGTAGCTTATCTCTTTTTATCAGATCATTAACATTTTGTCTGCTACATTCCAATGCATC
It contains:
- a CDS encoding glycoside hydrolase family 43 protein, which translates into the protein MKKFISCVLAVSMVGGLVACSSSESKEKNYTVSYDGIATGDVSSSGVSVHDPSILEVDGTYYIYGSHMTAAKSTDLLNWEMIGDGYMKSNPVYGQIYDVEDEAFAYSGSKDSIIKTDDGGTHVWAPDVIYNETTGLYYMYYCTTSTFNASNLCFGTSESPEGPFEWQAPLIYSGFNLSNVKSTDVLDYVDEDYVKKNYIKSGGYNYEDYPNAIDPTVFYDADGRMWMVYGSWSGGIFLLELDPETGLVIHPEADEANNVDPYYGKKLLGGGHISIEGPYIMYDANTDYYYLFVSYGTLTSNGGYQIRVFRSETVDGEYVDMNGEYPEKSAMHENYGLKLSSNYKLPSLDRAYMATGHNSAFVDSDGKEYLVYHTRFNDGGENHSPRLHQMLMNAEGWPCDLPYQTQGETVSETGYSMDEVEGRYYFINQGTDISSDIANPIIIYLNSDGTCEGKEVSGTWTMTDGTYYMNITIDGKDYSGVFCKMQDEAGTECMTFSAVGSNESVWGVKY
- the tsaA gene encoding tRNA (N6-threonylcarbamoyladenosine(37)-N6)-methyltransferase TrmO, coding for MELKEIAFIHTGFTQKFGIPRQSGLVSDEIGYIVFTEEFRNPTFIDGITDYDYLWLLWGFSKNKPLEGGTVRPPRLGGEKHMGVFATRAPYRPNNIGLSSVKLIEVKQTEKDGLVLVVSGVDMLDGTPIYDIKPYIPYADAHPDARGGFTDSLSKGAQVKVEFPEALLAKLPQDLRQSAIDVLSQDPRAGYDRGKNRDFRLAYHGYDIVFESVNDSLIVKEVIKIL
- a CDS encoding adenine phosphoribosyltransferase, producing MKKVEDYIRTIPDFPEPGIMFRDVTSILQDAEGFRLAIDEMKKLIENVDFDVIAGAESRGFIFGAPLAYALGKPFVLIRKKGKLPCETIEKTYDLEYGTATIEMHKDAVKPGQKVVIVDDLIATGGTIEAAAQLVEELGGEVVKIVFLMELAGLKGREKLAKYDVESVVTYEGK